One genomic segment of Salipiger profundus includes these proteins:
- a CDS encoding type IV secretion system protein: MPRRFATAETLRALALAGALALSLSVSAITPAQAQGVPVVDTQNIAQNIQQLRQMIEDEILQNEQLTQLREQLATLTDQLAELQRTYEALTRLAELPEIIRTQMEDELNGLLDQEFGDILATIEAIKTGDFSRLTGSGADEIETQMDRVLADLGFDEDTLSEMARSGNPGAGRVATMATTGALVSAAAQNSYEDAGQSLERVDRLVGLIDDMDELKESVDLNTRVTAELAIALVAMWQLEAIQTVGDGTGGVIDAATIAEEQRFMEFTLPELNAE; encoded by the coding sequence ATGCCCCGCAGATTTGCCACGGCAGAAACGCTCCGCGCCCTGGCCCTTGCCGGCGCCCTGGCGCTCAGCCTGTCAGTTTCGGCCATCACCCCGGCCCAAGCCCAGGGTGTGCCGGTCGTCGACACCCAGAACATCGCACAGAACATCCAGCAGCTCCGCCAGATGATCGAGGACGAGATCCTTCAGAACGAGCAGCTCACCCAACTCCGCGAGCAACTCGCGACACTCACGGACCAGCTCGCGGAGTTGCAGCGGACCTATGAGGCGCTGACGCGCCTTGCCGAACTCCCGGAGATCATCCGCACTCAGATGGAAGACGAGCTGAACGGCCTCCTCGATCAGGAATTCGGGGATATCTTGGCCACCATCGAGGCGATCAAGACCGGGGACTTCTCCAGGCTCACCGGATCCGGCGCCGACGAGATCGAAACCCAGATGGACCGGGTCCTTGCCGATCTCGGCTTCGACGAGGACACGCTCTCGGAGATGGCCCGGAGCGGCAATCCCGGCGCCGGCCGCGTTGCGACCATGGCCACGACCGGCGCGCTGGTCTCGGCGGCGGCGCAGAACAGCTACGAGGATGCCGGGCAGTCCCTCGAACGCGTGGATCGCCTCGTCGGCCTCATCGACGACATGGACGAGCTGAAGGAGAGCGTCGATCTCAACACCCGCGTGACAGCCGAGCTGGCCATCGCGCTCGTGGCCATGTGGCAGCTCGAAGCGATCCAGACCGTCGGCGACGGCACGGGGGGCGTCATCGATGCCGCGACCATCGCCGAGGAACAGCGGTTCATGGAGTTCACCCTCCCGGAACTGAATGCGGAATGA
- a CDS encoding ATPase, T2SS/T4P/T4SS family: protein MTLSYLQASLDKLPDAARDDVIEICINPDGTCWGEFQGDHFMRALDQRLSLTELRDLGNQIASSANTTMSKDKPIVSVSITYRGRPIRAQVVTPPAVLAGMSISLRFFSNLPLDRIELSFLYGEERKLEELRQEKNRALREVVASGDIYAAIRFCVENKLNMIVSGGTSTGKTVAARKILSYVPGEERIVTIEEAAELLPAQPNAVTLIANRDAEFQSADVLLTATLRMRPDRIILGEVRGQEAMTFLEAINTGHGGSMTTLHAETPQLAVQRLAIAALKTEIPMTYQDMVQYIESSIDVIIQAGREDGERGITEFYLPGTELQERHKA, encoded by the coding sequence ATGACGCTCTCCTATCTCCAGGCCTCGCTCGACAAGCTCCCTGACGCCGCCCGCGATGACGTGATCGAGATCTGCATCAATCCGGATGGCACCTGCTGGGGCGAATTCCAGGGCGATCACTTCATGCGCGCGCTGGACCAGCGCCTGAGCCTCACCGAACTGCGCGATCTCGGCAACCAGATCGCGTCGTCGGCCAATACGACGATGAGCAAGGACAAGCCGATCGTCTCGGTCTCGATCACCTATCGGGGCCGCCCCATCCGTGCCCAGGTCGTGACCCCGCCGGCCGTCCTCGCGGGCATGTCGATCTCGCTGCGGTTCTTCTCCAACCTGCCGCTCGACCGGATCGAACTCAGCTTCCTCTACGGCGAAGAGCGCAAGCTCGAGGAACTGCGCCAGGAGAAGAACCGCGCGCTGCGCGAGGTCGTCGCCTCCGGTGACATCTACGCGGCCATCCGCTTCTGCGTCGAAAACAAGCTCAACATGATCGTCTCCGGCGGCACCTCGACCGGCAAGACCGTCGCGGCGCGCAAGATCCTCTCCTACGTTCCGGGCGAAGAACGAATCGTCACCATCGAAGAGGCGGCGGAACTGCTGCCCGCCCAGCCAAACGCCGTCACACTCATCGCCAACCGCGACGCGGAGTTCCAGTCCGCCGACGTGCTCCTGACCGCGACGCTGCGCATGCGGCCCGACCGCATCATCCTCGGCGAGGTGCGCGGCCAGGAGGCCATGACCTTCCTCGAGGCGATCAACACCGGCCATGGCGGCTCGATGACAACGCTCCACGCCGAGACCCCGCAACTCGCCGTCCAACGTCTCGCCATCGCCGCGCTCAAAACCGAAATCCCGATGACCTACCAGGACATGGTCCAGTACATCGAGAGCTCGATCGACGTGATTATCCAGGCCGGCCGCGAGGACGGCGAACGCGGCATCACCGAGTTTTATCTCCCCGGGACCGAATTGCAGGAAAGGCACAAGGCATGA
- a CDS encoding lytic transglycosylase domain-containing protein, whose amino-acid sequence MPVNDSGLTARDIVETGDRDADLARQRDKLAVKELLTTIEQEQLAVLRDILDAQTSFGGGQVTGMVSDLEAGSGDADRSAEAVYGSGDVDPNPGGARMFGDAAENIEQLIIRVARETSGLAGVGRAGLSVVQWRALLQALIWQESRFSIGARSPVGAFGLTQIMPGTASDLGINPEYYDSPYLQVTGGARYLAAQLATFDGNIINALAAYNAGPGRVFEYGGVPPFKETRHYVRVIPERYNLYLARIGGIEALGTIDPALLANAQLSLAGHGAAFYGNNSPAAIRQAALRIQDIVTRIGTTRDIQESMALNTYARAELVRLMAARIRLKAARTRPLSAAQLAQAAARLAENEYMEFTLEDLD is encoded by the coding sequence GTGCCTGTCAACGATTCCGGTCTGACCGCGCGCGACATCGTCGAGACCGGCGACCGGGACGCCGACCTCGCCCGGCAGCGCGACAAACTGGCGGTGAAGGAACTGCTGACCACGATCGAGCAGGAGCAACTCGCGGTTCTGCGCGACATCCTCGACGCCCAGACCAGCTTCGGCGGCGGGCAGGTAACGGGCATGGTCTCTGACCTGGAGGCCGGCAGCGGCGACGCCGACCGATCCGCAGAGGCGGTCTACGGCTCCGGCGATGTCGATCCCAATCCGGGCGGTGCGCGCATGTTCGGGGATGCGGCGGAGAACATCGAACAGCTGATCATACGGGTCGCCCGGGAGACCTCGGGCCTCGCCGGCGTCGGGCGCGCGGGTCTGTCAGTGGTGCAGTGGCGCGCGCTCCTGCAGGCGCTGATCTGGCAGGAGAGCCGGTTCTCCATCGGCGCGCGCTCTCCGGTCGGGGCCTTCGGCCTCACCCAGATCATGCCGGGCACGGCCAGCGATCTCGGGATCAATCCGGAATATTACGATAGCCCCTATCTGCAGGTGACGGGCGGCGCGCGCTACCTCGCGGCGCAGCTCGCCACCTTCGATGGCAATATCATCAACGCGCTCGCGGCCTATAACGCGGGCCCGGGCCGGGTGTTCGAATACGGCGGCGTGCCTCCCTTCAAGGAAACCCGGCACTACGTCAGGGTCATCCCCGAACGCTACAACCTCTACCTCGCCCGGATCGGGGGCATCGAGGCGCTCGGCACGATCGATCCGGCGCTCCTCGCCAATGCGCAGCTCTCGCTCGCCGGTCACGGCGCGGCCTTCTACGGCAACAACTCCCCCGCCGCGATCCGGCAGGCGGCACTGCGCATCCAGGACATCGTCACCCGGATCGGCACGACCCGGGACATCCAGGAGAGCATGGCGCTCAACACCTATGCCCGCGCCGAGCTGGTCCGCCTCATGGCCGCGCGCATTCGCCTCAAGGCCGCACGGACCCGGCCGCTGAGCGCCGCCCAGCTGGCCCAGGCCGCGGCACGCCTGGCCGAGAACGAGTACATGGAATTCACATTGGAGGACCTGGATTGA
- a CDS encoding TrbG/VirB9 family P-type conjugative transfer protein, whose translation MKICLTALLSVLFSTELALAEAIPRGGPNDARVRIATYQEGQVYRLSVSLTHVTTIEFGTGESIRSIIAGDTEGFEIDGVPGGRAFAIKPLARGVHTNVTVYTNRRSYYFNVAEVSSPTFYVVQFRYPEDSRRPANAIAQAAPNYNYGASARTEFTPTRVWDDGTFTYFAFPRNAPVPAIFRFAGGRERTVNTGAVEDGVIRVSGVSRQWVLRLGEEVVCIEAAPPQGGSS comes from the coding sequence TTGAAGATTTGCCTCACAGCACTCCTGTCCGTCCTGTTCTCGACCGAGCTCGCCCTTGCCGAGGCGATCCCGCGCGGCGGGCCGAACGATGCCCGCGTCCGGATCGCCACCTACCAGGAGGGCCAGGTCTACCGGCTCAGCGTCTCTCTCACCCATGTCACGACCATCGAGTTCGGGACAGGCGAGAGCATCCGCTCGATCATCGCCGGCGACACGGAGGGCTTCGAGATCGACGGCGTGCCGGGCGGCCGCGCCTTCGCGATCAAACCCCTCGCCCGCGGCGTCCATACCAATGTGACCGTCTACACCAATCGGCGGAGCTATTATTTCAACGTCGCCGAGGTCTCGAGCCCGACTTTCTACGTGGTCCAGTTCCGGTACCCCGAGGACAGCCGGCGCCCGGCGAACGCCATCGCGCAGGCCGCCCCGAACTACAACTACGGGGCCAGCGCGCGGACCGAGTTCACCCCGACCCGGGTCTGGGATGACGGCACTTTCACCTATTTCGCCTTCCCCCGGAACGCGCCGGTTCCGGCCATCTTCCGCTTTGCGGGTGGGCGCGAGCGCACGGTGAACACAGGTGCCGTGGAGGACGGCGTGATCCGCGTCTCCGGTGTCAGCCGCCAATGGGTGCTGCGCCTGGGCGAGGAGGTCGTCTGCATCGAGGCGGCCCCGCCCCAGGGAGGCTCCTCATGA
- a CDS encoding virB8 family protein, which yields MDEETAIIEEELVYGALRRERLWQRLGLLGMVFGILGCLSAAAVAILDVDPPPVVVPYDPETGFALPEASVGATTVTENRAIIEAEVFRYVTDREIYNQLDNDLRIRGVLRRSDRAAGASLRQIWNSANADYPPKVYGPNARLDVEVLSINLIGGNRATVRLRKRLTSIQGVQAGLFTATLLFEFRPETRRTIDEVWTNPFGFTVVEYSIRSDRLEN from the coding sequence TTGGACGAAGAAACGGCCATCATCGAGGAGGAACTGGTTTACGGCGCGCTGAGACGGGAACGGCTCTGGCAGCGCCTGGGCCTCCTCGGCATGGTCTTCGGTATCCTTGGCTGTCTGAGCGCGGCGGCCGTTGCGATCCTCGATGTCGATCCGCCGCCCGTCGTCGTGCCTTACGATCCCGAGACCGGCTTCGCCCTGCCTGAAGCCTCGGTCGGCGCCACCACCGTCACCGAAAACCGGGCGATCATCGAGGCGGAGGTCTTCCGTTACGTGACCGACCGCGAGATCTATAACCAGCTCGACAACGATCTGCGTATCCGCGGCGTCTTGCGCCGGTCGGACCGCGCGGCCGGGGCCTCGCTGCGCCAGATCTGGAATTCGGCCAATGCGGACTATCCGCCGAAGGTCTACGGGCCGAACGCCCGCCTCGACGTCGAGGTCCTCAGCATCAACCTGATCGGCGGCAACCGGGCGACCGTGCGGCTGCGCAAACGCCTGACCTCGATCCAGGGCGTGCAGGCGGGCCTCTTCACCGCGACGCTGCTCTTCGAGTTCCGCCCCGAGACGCGTCGCACCATCGACGAGGTCTGGACCAACCCGTTCGGCTTCACCGTCGTCGAATATTCGATCCGCTCGGACAGATTGGAGAACTAG
- a CDS encoding TrbC/VirB2 family protein — MKNPIATLGALATFLFVLAEPALAQSIDLSPIQSLLQGIVDALTGPLGVVIATLAVLGVFLSWFFNIIDLRQALWVLVGIAGVAAAPTIVAAVFGGGTP; from the coding sequence ATGAAAAACCCCATCGCAACCCTTGGCGCGCTTGCCACATTCCTTTTCGTCCTCGCCGAACCGGCGCTCGCACAAAGCATCGACCTCTCGCCGATCCAGAGCCTGTTGCAGGGGATCGTCGACGCGTTGACCGGACCTTTGGGCGTGGTCATCGCCACGCTCGCCGTTCTGGGCGTCTTCCTGAGCTGGTTCTTCAACATCATCGACCTGCGCCAGGCGCTCTGGGTGCTGGTGGGCATCGCGGGCGTTGCCGCCGCGCCGACGATCGTTGCCGCCGTCTTTGGTGGTGGTACGCCGTAA
- a CDS encoding type IV secretion system protein VirB3 codes for MAERSPLFLGLVRPPKLLGLPIMYAMVWLFGSVLLFVWVQHMVVLAVAAVLYPVLWKAADWDPRFIDVMMTSLQETPPTRNRTIHGGDSYAP; via the coding sequence GTGGCAGAGCGATCCCCCCTCTTCCTGGGCCTTGTCCGCCCGCCGAAGCTCCTCGGCCTGCCGATCATGTATGCTATGGTCTGGCTCTTCGGCTCGGTGCTGCTCTTCGTCTGGGTGCAGCACATGGTGGTGCTGGCGGTGGCGGCGGTGCTCTATCCGGTGCTCTGGAAGGCGGCGGACTGGGATCCGCGTTTCATCGACGTGATGATGACATCGCTGCAGGAAACACCGCCAACGCGGAACCGGACCATTCACGGGGGTGACAGTTATGCCCCGTGA
- a CDS encoding VirB4 family type IV secretion/conjugal transfer ATPase translates to MPRDETMDERTLMPDWYQREKRLAHMLPYVSLVNDQTVRTRVNEIFQCIRLGGVNSYTTDDAYLDKVTALFARIIAQLGPEFSYYVHKVSKSITPDLLPVQGDGFAHAVDEAWRAKLATAGLRDKTLTLTVIHRPPPRSFLGFVNRSAPERFKEETAKRVRRLREAVGVFTSGLAELKPRILSAASGELVGFLGALNTGRELPLYPAGRYGFLATNVANTRVTFLEDHFELSGGVVGHRFGKSFTIGEYAEATTCTMFDMLNLPVDMIVTHSFTPINSNLMAGRIKRQKRQMQASQDAALSLLEALDIAHDDLEAKRQSFGEHHMVVTVFCDSLDELQSLGAEIVNAAAAEGVKMIGERMAAKSHYFSQHPGNQPKRVRASAVTNRNFADFAALHRTQLGKEKHQLPWGQEITLFPTPEQSAYRFSYHEQGSPEKEPTSGHTLILGRPGSGKSVLSAFLMTQARRVGARIFVFDYRLGMEMAVRANGGRYASIKAGQATGLNPLWTEIDERGTAWLSDWLASLLYRPDKPLTPAQTNRIQEVVRQNATATDPALRNWRDFASLFVSTDDSGDLHQRLLEWTEDGRYGWIFGQSLEDTFSLEGDVVGFDLTGILDSESERERMAVLSYLFRRIEREIEERRPTIIVIDEAWKALDNPYFAERLSNWLVTARKQNTVAVMMTQYASQLERTRTGKTIIEAVPTQILLPNIRAHASDYAMLNLFEKELDVLLNTGSDSRLALIRDDSRSVVVDADLSALGPLLTILGGMEKGEALVGADYRSRPDFWRLS, encoded by the coding sequence ATGCCCCGTGATGAGACCATGGATGAACGCACCCTCATGCCCGACTGGTATCAGCGCGAGAAACGCCTCGCACATATGTTGCCCTATGTCAGCCTGGTCAATGACCAGACGGTCCGAACCCGGGTCAACGAGATCTTCCAGTGTATCCGCCTCGGCGGCGTGAACAGCTACACCACGGACGACGCCTATCTCGACAAGGTGACGGCGCTCTTTGCCCGGATCATCGCGCAGCTCGGGCCAGAGTTCAGCTACTACGTGCACAAGGTCTCGAAGTCGATCACGCCGGACCTGCTCCCGGTCCAGGGCGACGGCTTCGCTCACGCCGTGGATGAGGCCTGGCGCGCAAAGCTCGCCACGGCAGGTCTTCGGGACAAGACCCTGACGCTGACCGTCATCCACCGCCCGCCGCCGAGGAGTTTTCTCGGCTTCGTGAATCGTTCCGCCCCGGAGCGGTTCAAGGAGGAGACGGCGAAGCGGGTCCGGCGTCTCAGGGAGGCGGTCGGGGTCTTCACCTCCGGCCTGGCGGAACTCAAGCCCCGTATCCTGTCGGCGGCCTCTGGCGAGTTGGTCGGGTTCCTCGGCGCGCTCAACACCGGCCGTGAGCTGCCGCTCTATCCGGCGGGGCGCTACGGGTTCCTCGCCACCAACGTCGCCAACACCCGCGTGACCTTTCTCGAGGATCATTTCGAGCTGTCGGGTGGTGTGGTCGGTCACCGGTTCGGCAAGAGCTTCACCATCGGCGAATATGCAGAGGCTACGACCTGCACCATGTTCGACATGCTGAACCTGCCCGTCGACATGATCGTCACGCACTCCTTCACACCGATCAATTCCAACCTGATGGCGGGCCGGATCAAGCGGCAGAAGCGTCAGATGCAGGCCTCCCAGGATGCCGCGCTCTCGCTCCTCGAAGCGCTCGACATCGCGCATGACGACCTCGAAGCCAAACGCCAGAGCTTCGGCGAGCACCACATGGTGGTGACGGTCTTTTGCGACAGTCTTGACGAGCTCCAGTCCCTCGGGGCCGAGATCGTCAACGCCGCCGCGGCCGAGGGCGTGAAGATGATCGGCGAGCGCATGGCGGCCAAATCGCATTACTTCAGCCAGCATCCGGGCAACCAGCCAAAGCGCGTCCGCGCCAGTGCGGTCACCAACCGCAATTTCGCGGATTTCGCAGCACTGCATCGCACCCAGCTCGGCAAGGAAAAACATCAGCTGCCCTGGGGCCAGGAGATCACGCTCTTCCCGACCCCGGAACAGAGCGCCTACCGCTTCTCCTACCACGAGCAGGGATCGCCGGAAAAAGAACCCACCAGCGGCCACACCCTGATCCTGGGCCGGCCCGGCTCCGGCAAGTCCGTCCTCTCGGCCTTTCTGATGACGCAAGCCCGGCGCGTCGGCGCCCGCATCTTCGTCTTTGACTACCGGCTCGGCATGGAAATGGCCGTCCGTGCTAATGGGGGGCGCTACGCGTCGATCAAGGCGGGACAGGCGACGGGCCTCAACCCGCTCTGGACCGAGATCGATGAGCGCGGGACGGCCTGGCTCTCGGATTGGCTCGCCTCGCTCCTCTATCGCCCGGACAAGCCCCTCACCCCGGCCCAGACGAACCGCATCCAGGAGGTCGTCCGTCAGAACGCCACCGCCACCGATCCCGCCTTGCGGAACTGGCGGGACTTCGCCTCACTCTTCGTCTCGACCGATGACAGCGGCGATCTGCATCAGCGTCTGCTCGAATGGACCGAAGACGGTCGCTACGGCTGGATCTTCGGCCAGAGCCTCGAAGATACGTTCTCGCTCGAGGGCGATGTCGTGGGCTTCGACCTGACCGGCATCCTCGACAGCGAGAGCGAGAGGGAACGCATGGCGGTCCTCTCCTACCTCTTCCGCCGGATCGAGCGCGAGATAGAGGAGCGGCGGCCCACGATCATCGTCATCGACGAGGCCTGGAAGGCGCTCGACAACCCATACTTTGCCGAGCGTCTGTCGAACTGGCTGGTGACTGCCCGGAAACAGAACACGGTCGCGGTGATGATGACGCAATACGCGAGCCAGTTAGAGCGCACGCGGACCGGCAAGACCATCATCGAGGCGGTGCCGACGCAGATCCTGCTCCCCAACATCCGGGCCCATGCATCGGATTACGCGATGCTCAACCTCTTCGAGAAGGAGCTCGACGTGCTTTTGAACACCGGCAGCGACAGCCGTCTCGCGCTCATCCGCGACGATAGCAGATCGGTCGTCGTCGACGCCGACCTCTCGGCGCTCGGCCCCCTCCTCACCATCCTCGGCGGCATGGAGAAGGGCGAGGCCCTCGTCGGGGCCGACTACCGCAGCCGACCCGATTTCTGGAGGCTCTCATGA
- a CDS encoding lytic transglycosylase domain-containing protein yields the protein MVLVMGGDGSLSPSAAQSSFARTYNDGMGQGSTSDGLRIFGEDKNAAEDDQLRVAAIAPNASAPRPDILAAIQDTGLRYAGHPGLRAADITVTDWLNLYRANIEIESAYDPRAVSHAGAIGLGQLMPDTARALGVDPHDWRQNLDGSARYLALMLSEFGDIRLALAAYNAGPDAVRDHGGIPPFQETQFHVQRVLAVFTRLEG from the coding sequence ATGGTGCTGGTGATGGGAGGCGACGGTTCGCTCTCCCCGTCGGCCGCGCAGTCAAGCTTTGCCCGCACCTACAACGACGGGATGGGGCAAGGTTCCACTTCGGACGGGCTGCGCATCTTTGGTGAGGACAAAAATGCTGCAGAGGACGATCAGTTGCGGGTCGCGGCTATCGCGCCGAATGCCTCTGCGCCTCGTCCGGACATCCTCGCGGCGATCCAGGACACCGGGCTGCGCTATGCCGGCCACCCCGGTCTTCGCGCGGCTGACATCACCGTCACGGACTGGCTGAACCTCTATCGCGCCAATATCGAGATCGAGAGCGCCTACGATCCGCGCGCCGTCTCCCATGCCGGGGCCATCGGGCTCGGGCAGCTCATGCCAGACACCGCCCGTGCGCTCGGGGTCGATCCTCATGATTGGCGGCAGAACCTCGACGGATCGGCCCGTTATCTCGCGCTGATGCTGTCCGAGTTCGGCGACATACGCCTCGCGCTGGCCGCCTACAATGCCGGCCCCGACGCCGTGCGAGACCACGGCGGCATTCCCCCGTTTCAGGAAACCCAATTCCACGTCCAGCGGGTGCTGGCCGTCTTCACCCGGCTGGAAGGATAG
- a CDS encoding TrbI/VirB10 family protein, with translation MTDSPNPDLEKRLAALEQGNRRPGASMRRRSPLLAFLMMGLILVGGVVLYLFSRPETEVTLPTATPDEFQLEGDGFGEIEPFVPPPAPDPEIVLVETEPAEPNAELLAQIEALQAQIEELKNAPQPVVEGDSAAAEAIEALTARIAALQAASESAQALFREELAARDRELQQLRMDLDLALLEVNKPSPAPLGPSDEELRAREEERLRREEEARRLAELKRRAEEERAFQERRIASPVIAFGGTGGANAGETELTERTFGEVTDFVLNGALPVTVTQAEVIANPSNTVIQGTMIQAVMETALDSALPGQTRAIISEDVFSYDGTRLLIPRGSRLIGRYRARLEIAQRRVTIAWDRIILPNSQTVQISSFGGDELGRSGVTGFVDTRFDERFGSAALISIISAAPNAASAQVEDEATAEVLQDVGDDLADATDSVIGDYLSIGPVIYVDQGASVTVMVDRDLEIF, from the coding sequence ATGACCGACAGCCCGAACCCCGATCTCGAGAAACGTCTGGCCGCCCTCGAGCAAGGCAACCGACGCCCGGGCGCATCCATGAGGCGGCGGTCCCCGCTCCTCGCATTCCTGATGATGGGCCTCATCCTTGTGGGCGGCGTGGTGCTCTACCTGTTCTCGCGGCCGGAAACCGAAGTCACCCTGCCGACGGCGACACCGGACGAGTTCCAGCTCGAGGGCGACGGCTTCGGAGAGATCGAACCCTTCGTGCCGCCCCCCGCCCCCGACCCGGAAATCGTCCTCGTCGAAACCGAACCGGCCGAGCCCAATGCCGAATTGCTGGCACAGATCGAAGCCTTGCAGGCGCAAATCGAAGAGCTGAAAAACGCGCCGCAACCGGTGGTCGAGGGCGACAGCGCAGCCGCCGAGGCGATCGAGGCGCTGACCGCACGGATCGCAGCACTGCAGGCGGCGTCCGAGAGCGCCCAGGCGCTGTTCCGGGAAGAACTCGCCGCCCGAGATCGCGAACTCCAGCAACTACGCATGGACCTGGACCTTGCGCTCCTGGAGGTCAACAAGCCGTCGCCCGCCCCGCTCGGACCCAGTGACGAGGAGCTCCGCGCCCGCGAAGAGGAACGGCTCCGGCGCGAGGAAGAGGCACGGCGGCTGGCGGAGCTTAAGCGCCGGGCCGAGGAGGAGCGCGCGTTCCAGGAACGGCGGATCGCTTCGCCCGTCATCGCTTTCGGCGGCACAGGCGGCGCCAATGCAGGTGAGACAGAACTCACCGAGCGCACCTTTGGCGAGGTGACAGACTTCGTGCTGAACGGCGCGCTGCCGGTCACGGTCACGCAGGCCGAGGTCATCGCCAACCCCTCGAACACCGTCATCCAGGGCACGATGATCCAGGCCGTGATGGAGACCGCGCTCGACAGCGCTCTCCCCGGCCAGACCCGCGCCATCATCTCGGAGGATGTGTTCAGCTATGACGGCACACGGCTTCTGATCCCGCGCGGGTCGCGCCTGATCGGGCGCTATCGCGCGCGCCTAGAGATCGCGCAGCGCCGTGTCACCATCGCCTGGGACCGGATCATCCTGCCCAACAGTCAGACCGTGCAGATCAGTTCCTTCGGCGGCGATGAGCTCGGGCGCTCTGGCGTCACCGGCTTCGTGGACACGCGCTTTGACGAGCGTTTCGGCTCCGCCGCGCTGATCTCCATCATCTCGGCCGCGCCGAACGCGGCGTCGGCGCAGGTCGAGGATGAGGCCACCGCCGAGGTCTTGCAGGATGTGGGAGACGACCTGGCGGATGCCACCGATTCCGTGATCGGCGACTACCTCTCCATCGGTCCCGTCATCTATGTCGACCAGGGCGCCAGCGTCACCGTGATGGTCGACCGTGATCTGGAGATCTTCTGA